CAGTTTGAACTTGAGCCATGCCTTGGGCAAACCCAACTAGGGGACCGTGGGGTAGGGTCATTACTTTGCTCGAAGCAGGAACTTCACCTGGACTCTCTCCTACTAGTGGTACTTCCCGGATAAATTGGCATCGCGCTGATAGTAAACGCTGGTAGCGTTCTGGCCAGGGTGTAACAACATACACTGGATTGCATAAGGCGATCGCAATGTCACAAACTAACTGAAGCAGCGGTATGCCCTGAATTGTCAACAGCGCTTTATCTTGCCCCATTCGAGAACTACGACCTCCCGCCAAAATAATGGCTGTCAGAGGTATCCTTAGTTGGTTCTCAGTTGCCATCGCT
This window of the Chroococcidiopsis sp. CCMEE 29 genome carries:
- a CDS encoding molybdenum cofactor guanylyltransferase — encoded protein: MATENQLRIPLTAIILAGGRSSRMGQDKALLTIQGIPLLQLVCDIAIALCNPVYVVTPWPERYQRLLSARCQFIREVPLVGESPGEVPASSKVMTLPHGPLVGFAQGMAQVQTDWVLLLACDLPRLRVEVLQEWADGLDRVGEEEIAVLTHSAKGWDPLCGFYRRSCLPALTEYIDQGGRSFQQWLAQHLVQVLSLPDTQMLFNCNTPADYVALTHPSPN